A region of Elusimicrobiota bacterium DNA encodes the following proteins:
- a CDS encoding response regulator → MSGPRILVVDDESGFRELCVDLLADSGYHVEAATDGQEALDRLEHVSFQLVLTDINMPHMDGMTLLKLAKARFPLVEVVLMTAFGGLQSALEALRLGAYDYITKPFTRDALLAIVGRCLEKQRLSTELKRVQEQLIEKEKLAALGSVSGWLAHRMRNPLSVILMCAQYLKTHFTATDEKREVALAIEDKVKSLERMTHDFIRFSRTYQPRFQLEDLHDLVNDVLSRVLTRGPLQNVHVEKRYEEPLPLVPLDKELMEEVLGYLLDNAIDALAGPGGITVRAGRAPGGVYMDVSDSGPGITPEVRARVFEPFFTTKERGTGLGLAIARRVIESHGGDLTLMEGAPTTFHIRLPGPRPEPLKGGEPHERSK, encoded by the coding sequence GGCCGCGGATCCTGGTCGTCGACGACGAATCTGGTTTTCGGGAGTTGTGCGTCGATCTTTTGGCCGACTCGGGCTATCACGTGGAAGCCGCGACGGATGGGCAGGAAGCGTTGGACCGTTTGGAACACGTCTCCTTTCAGCTGGTTCTGACCGACATCAACATGCCGCACATGGACGGCATGACCCTCCTGAAGCTCGCCAAGGCGCGGTTTCCGCTGGTCGAAGTCGTTCTCATGACGGCGTTCGGCGGGCTCCAATCGGCCTTGGAAGCCCTTCGCCTGGGGGCCTACGATTACATCACGAAACCGTTCACGCGGGACGCCCTCCTCGCCATTGTGGGCCGGTGCCTGGAAAAACAACGCCTGTCCACGGAACTGAAACGCGTTCAAGAACAGCTGATCGAAAAGGAAAAGCTGGCCGCGCTGGGCTCGGTTTCCGGCTGGCTGGCGCACCGGATGCGGAACCCCCTGAGCGTCATTTTGATGTGCGCTCAATACCTGAAGACCCACTTCACGGCCACCGACGAAAAACGGGAGGTGGCTCTGGCCATCGAGGATAAGGTCAAAAGCTTGGAGCGCATGACTCATGACTTCATCCGGTTCTCCCGCACCTATCAGCCCCGTTTTCAATTGGAAGACCTGCACGATCTCGTCAACGACGTCCTTTCCCGGGTGCTGACCCGCGGCCCCCTGCAAAATGTCCACGTGGAGAAACGCTACGAAGAGCCCTTGCCCCTCGTTCCCCTGGACAAAGAACTGATGGAGGAGGTCTTGGGTTATCTCTTGGACAACGCCATCGACGCCCTCGCGGGTCCCGGCGGGATCACGGTTCGGGCGGGACGGGCACCGGGGGGGGTCTATATGGACGTTTCCGATAGCGGCCCCGGCATCACCCCGGAGGTCCGGGCACGGGTTTTCGAGCCCTTCTTCACCACGAAAGAGCGCGGAACCGGTCTCGGTTTGGCCATCGCCCGCAGGGTCATTGAGAGCCACGGCGGGGACCTGACCCTGATGGAAGGCGCTCCGACCACTTTCCACATACGCCTTCCCGGCCCCCGCCCCGAGCCGCTGAAGGGGGGAGAACCCCATGAGCGTTCGAAATGA
- a CDS encoding sigma-54-dependent Fis family transcriptional regulator, whose amino-acid sequence MIKKNLPRILVVDDEPAVGMIFHRILGEAGYEVISAASGVECLRVLKRQDPKLVFMDLQMPGMDGVETLRRLRETHPSLPVIIMTAYQTVNSAVETMKLGALDYLIKPLEGEKLTAVVKQALEVGKVSRLSPVTRDIAGASGEEVIARGAMMQKVMSLVNKVAPTDIPVLILGESGTGKEVTARSVHRLSQRADKPFVVVDCAALPESLIESELFGYEKGAFTGADVARAGKFEQANAGTLFLDEIGNLPLHIQVKLLRFLQEPKIERLGSRKGPVEINVRILVATNSDLERAVGSGTFREDLYHRLKVFVIELPALRHRGPEDLDGLLINIVDSFRKQLGKTHLSVSAEAMALLKAYRWPGNVRELQNALRSATLLAEDVVLPEHLPMSIQNSRPAKAEPASPGGLNEVIRRVEREHIGNVLKMFPGDQAAAARELGLDIGALELKLKELDL is encoded by the coding sequence ATGATTAAAAAAAACCTTCCCCGCATCCTCGTCGTGGACGACGAACCGGCCGTCGGCATGATTTTCCACCGGATCCTGGGAGAAGCGGGGTACGAAGTGATCAGCGCGGCGAGCGGAGTCGAATGTTTGCGCGTGTTGAAACGCCAGGACCCCAAATTGGTTTTTATGGATCTCCAGATGCCCGGCATGGACGGGGTGGAAACGCTCCGGCGGTTGCGGGAGACCCATCCCAGCTTGCCCGTCATCATTATGACGGCCTACCAAACGGTTAACTCCGCCGTGGAAACCATGAAGTTGGGGGCGCTCGACTACCTCATTAAACCCCTTGAGGGTGAAAAGCTCACCGCTGTGGTCAAACAGGCCTTGGAAGTGGGGAAGGTGTCCCGCCTGAGTCCCGTCACCCGGGACATCGCGGGGGCGTCGGGCGAGGAGGTGATCGCCCGGGGCGCGATGATGCAAAAGGTGATGTCCCTGGTGAATAAAGTCGCCCCGACGGACATCCCTGTGCTGATTCTGGGGGAAAGCGGAACGGGGAAGGAAGTGACGGCCCGTTCGGTTCATCGCCTCAGTCAGCGGGCCGACAAGCCTTTCGTTGTGGTGGACTGTGCGGCCCTGCCGGAGTCCCTCATCGAAAGCGAGCTTTTTGGGTATGAGAAAGGCGCTTTTACGGGCGCGGATGTCGCCCGCGCCGGAAAGTTTGAGCAAGCCAACGCCGGGACCTTGTTTCTGGACGAAATAGGCAACCTGCCCCTCCACATCCAGGTCAAACTTCTTCGCTTTCTTCAGGAACCCAAGATCGAACGGTTGGGGAGCCGCAAGGGCCCGGTCGAGATTAACGTGCGTATTCTGGTCGCCACCAACAGCGACCTGGAACGGGCCGTTGGAAGCGGGACTTTTCGCGAGGACTTGTACCACCGGCTTAAGGTTTTCGTCATCGAACTTCCCGCTCTCCGCCACCGGGGACCGGAGGACCTGGACGGGCTCCTCATCAACATCGTTGACTCTTTTCGTAAACAGCTTGGCAAAACCCACCTATCCGTTTCGGCGGAAGCGATGGCTCTTCTCAAAGCCTACCGATGGCCCGGCAATGTCCGGGAACTGCAGAACGCTCTGCGGAGCGCGACTTTGCTGGCGGAAGATGTGGTCTTGCCGGAACATCTGCCCATGAGCATCCAGAATTCCCGTCCGGCCAAAGCGGAGCCCGCCTCTCCCGGCGGTCTTAACGAGGTCATTCGGCGCGTGGAGCGGGAACACATCGGGAACGTCTTGAAAATGTTCCCTGGCGATCAGGCCGCCGCGGCTCGAGAATTAGGCCTTGACATCGGGGCTTTGGAGCTTAAACTTAAGGAGCTGGATTTGTAG